The segment TTATTGTTGTAATAAAGTTTTATTCAGATGAATTTTGTAATAAAGTTTCACagtataaaaataaaggaatttttttttgatcatTGAAGAAATGAATTTCTTTTGGGAGACAAATGAGCAACCAGTGAAGAATCCAATGAACTAGTATTAAACACTACTATATCCATCAGcgatattatttatttttttaattcgtctaaaaaataatttcattttttataaatcaaaataatttaattctaaaatcTCACTTCAATCCTTAAATAGATAATCTATAATCTTAACAAAATAATCAACGATGACTTCAGACcacaaataactaaaagaaaatttatcaaaatttacgatatcacataaattataacatacaaaccgtatatatatatatatatatatttctattttttcaccTCTGTTTCGTTGGTTGTAATAATCCAAGGATATTGAATAGTTGAAGAATTGACACtcgaatatttttaattttgtattttaaaaaagtaaaaatagattCAGTACCTAAAAAATGACCCTACAATAATCATATAGAAGTAATTAATTGGTAGAACTACCTCTTTAATTTTTCACTGAATTGTACGTGTGTGTGGAATTATTGACTGAATTGGTACCACATGAGTAGATTTGTACTATGCCTGTCAAAAAATCAATGCACCTATAGCCAAGTCAAACATACTTTTTTATAACtagtactattttatttttgtttttttggggtGTTGTGAGTAAATGGTGATACTTAATTTGACCCAATTATTTACCATATTAGGGTAATATAATAGGTATTAATTTTACCACACCTGAATTTTGCTATCTCaattcatcatttcatttttactAACTTTATGTATAGCTAGGTGAATTCCATAATGGATGGTAAAAATCctacttaaattattttctatttttggtcctagtttttaaaagaatacttaatgtattaaaaaaaaaggcaactttcacatatagcaaacaaaaaattcatatttgtatgctatagcaaagttatagcaaatataaaactgtataattcgctatacatatacaattttatgattcactggcctaaattgtataattcgctggcttatttcgctgcaattgtataattcgcaatcttttttcgctgcaattgtataattcacaatcctatttcactgcaattgtataatgcacaattgtataatttgctgccTATTTCgctacaatatttttataaaatttgctctgcatacaattgaatcgaattaaaatgtatgtatattgcataattataagtgtatagcaataagatgtatgtttttctctcgctttatacaaaaatagaaacacaatatatacacttctgttgtacaagctagagaaaattgtatttcactgcaattgtataattcacaattgtataattcgttgactttttctctgcaatatttgtataaaatttgtatttgtctacaattgaattggAGTAAagtgtttgtaaattatataattaagtgtataacacgaagatatatgtttttgcatgtatatataaaattttctctcgctttatacaaaacagaaacaaaatttatacacttatgtgtttaaactttaaagcgagagaggcgagcagagggagagtggcgagcgagatttttgggagagaggtgcctgacaaactttggctaacgtttgctatggagcacaattaaatcaaaccctagctactctatttatttaagttattagtttgctattatacaCAATTTGCCCTAAAAAAATGCAAGGGGAATAGCTGAAACAATTCTAACTGTGACTTATATTCCTAAATTGTTTTCTTACAACTTATTTTAGATTATGACggtatataatatatcaaataataagaCACATTTAATCCGATTTTTAAATTGTGTGAACTAAGTGGATAGATGAAACGGGTTGATTCgttaataaaataatgttaattatttataatatattgtgAAATTATATTAGTTAGGTTAATATTGTAATGATATACAATGTGTAAAATGAGCTAGAAGATTCTATACACtagagaaaataaaacaaatatttaaagcTTTAAAAAAGTTCTGTATTCTCCATTAGTAGAATATCAACATTGAAATATTTGTAACTCTAATGGAggagaaatatttaattaagtaatGATTCATAAGATATTTATTAGTTTCAATTGATCAAATAGCAAAATGACACGTTTAAAATCTAATCATTTGAGGGTTAATCTACGGATTAATTAATTTGGTATGATCTTTAGATTTGGGGTGGTGGAAAAGAAGATTTCATTTAGATGAAAAAAGTCCAAAAGATTGCCAATCCAAATAAAGAGTTAAATTTTTGCAGTCAATATTTTGGACTCCAATCAGTTTTCACCATTTTGCACAATCATTTttccatattatattatataattaaaagaaaatcatggTAGAGTGGTAGTGCAATTATTACTCTGAAGTAATTCTTATTTCTTGAGGTCTAATCTTTAGTCTAATCATAAAGCTAGAATGATAGTGGTAGTCCGTTTCTACTTTTGATAATTATATACGTAAATTCGTGTATATCtcgattaattttataaaatatctcACTAGTAACATGTATCATATAACTCTATTTActtaaattaagataaaaaattaaataaaaaatcacctaatactttttattttgttaaaatttaaacgTGAAACATTGTGGTTCTCGCTGGATTAGACATCcatatgcaattttttttattgaaaaaaatatcatactATAAACTACAAAACCTATAAGTTTAGGATTGTGACAATTCTTTGAAAGAGAGGGGCCTATTTTCCCTCAAAGTTGAGACTCTAAATTCCTTCTTTTATGATAACATTATTGCCTCTATGATGGTACTACATAAAATTTGAACATAGCTTCCTTTGTAGGGCATTTATTATTGGTCTTAAATGATCCATCTTCAAATTTGATGTAAACAGCACACTTATTATAAACTTTTATGATTCCCTACTTATTAGGCACATctacattaataaataaaaaatacttagtTTATCATTCGTGGATTTTAACCATGTTTGCGCAATTTTAGTTTgatcttaaaaaaatttaagcatCCATTGTACCTTATATGGATGTAGGTCGGTGTTTAACTTAATTATTGATATTCTCCCTATCAATGTGTGCCAGATTGTACCAATTAATACAAAGTtaatattgtaaatattttatgtatttctttcactataaaaataaataaatctccggaaatatatataacatatatccTTAGGTCATCTAATTTATGAACATGGTCGAAGTATTGATAAATTTTGATTCTATATATAAGttctaaatatttatgtattatctAATATATGTGTAATTGTGTATATTTCAaaggaaaattttatttgatatgttaatataatcataataaagaaaaatagtaattttGTTAGTTAGTGCAAATTTATAAAAGAACAAACAAAGCAATTAAAAAACTTAGTAAGAATTGAGCAGTTTGGATTATGACTcacatttttatctatttcagTTCAAGTGTCAATAATTCGCTCATATATTCGTTCAACTCGTTTTGACTTCCCCAAGTTCAATCTAACCCATTCAATGGTTATTTCTATACACTAAGGGCTCGTCTGGTTGCGAACTAGTTATCTCAAGATTAACTATCTTGAGATAACTTATCAGTTATCCCACCATGTATACTGTGGTGTAGCCACACTTGTGATAGGGTGTCCAATTGGACATCCTTCATCAGAATATTATACCGtaaatacaagtaaaatgataaattaaagtGGTTAAATGTTATATTTTGGACACCCTTGACACAACAATCTAGTTGTTTCAGGCGCCTTGAAAGAGtaaagatatacaaatttaaagtgTTTGTGTGTTTGAATTTCACtagtagtaattttttttcactttttaagaAGAGCAGATTCACTTTAGCGATTGGACACCCTTTGTAAAAATCCTGGCTCCGCCACTGCATGTATATGAGATAATTTATCCATCACTATGCTATAAAtggtgggataagttatcctaAACATGTCTACAAAACAAGATATCTCAATTATAttccaaaattaattttttatctcaGGACTATTTATTCTTATCGCTCGGAGCCAACGATATATGGTGTACCTATTTTGTGAAGTAGATCAAGCAAAGGTATTGGCCCGTATTGCGAATGTATATGGGCTTTTATTAGTTCTAGGGCTCTCAACTTGGGCCTCGTAATAGCTGCAATTGAACTCTGTTGATTGTGTGGCTTCTTTGTCTGTTATTGAGTACTGGGCTTTTATTAGCCCTTGGGCTTTGAACACTATCAAATATGTATTATGGGCGCTGTTATCTATTTTGAAAAAACTGTTTTGTGGGCCAAAATTCAGTACATCCACCATCTTAAGATGGGCCAACCTGAAGGATGTATCAGATTCACCTGTCTGTTGGTGGaatccatttttttatttttattttttaacgtCAATTAAAAACATCGAGGTTGAATTAGGGGTGGGTGGGTAGAATACTACACGAAAGAGTGGTGAAATCCTAATTTATTAATTAGATAGATGTCTCGAATTTGAATCGGTTAATAAAATTTCGTAAAGAAAATTGTAGTTTAATGGGTAATTGTAGCTGTGACACTACCTACAACTATGCTGGCAGGAATAAAAAATGAGAATGAGATTTTCTAAATTTCGAAAAGCAAAAAAGGAAGGaacaatgaaattaaaatatttaaaagttttcttcAGCTTTTAGAAAAGTAATTTAGCATATTAATTCCATTAAAATGAGAATCTTTTTTTAGATCCCAAAAAAAATACACTGGACCACATAAAAAAGTAGAATAGGGCCCAAAAAACCAGCTAATTTTACCACTCGCATTCCTCGTCAGAGTTTGCACCTTTAATTTGCCTTTTGCTCTGCCCAAccctttttactttttctttgtgGCTCCTTCCATTTTCATCGTGTCAATTAATTTCACAAAAATGTCAAAGTGATTTACTAATATTTGGAcgtataagaataaaataatattttcttttagctcaGTACATTAACTATTAAGCAGGCGATAACCTAGGgtgcatttttctttttaaactttttttaaccCCACCACTGAAAAGAAAACCTCAATGATCTTATATTTGTCTAGTTGGAAATATAGTTGTAGCATTTTTCGACTTATTATTATGCTTAGGTTTTTCTAATACACattaatcttttaaaatatttgttgtaaATGGTGCTAATTAAAAGGTTTTCTTGTGGAGTGGAGAGAAACAAAAGTTACAACACTTCACATTTCCGAAGATATATTAGGTTTATACTTTGTGATATTTATCAATTCTATTTCGATTTGTTTatcttatttttgtaaaaaaaaattacttaaacaaAAAACGTTTCATAACgccataaaattaaaatgaaaactttatttttttaaaactccaTATTTAAATAGAATAAGTTTTCTCCACTAgtatatatactaaaaatacGGCTTAAGTAAGTGGTTATACTAAAAACTTGTTGTTAATTAACCTAAAAACATGGCCAATAATCTGTTAGAGTCAATCAAATTAAAACGTGAGAAATGTATGTAGCTAAAATTTGTTAGATTTGGTCATATCCAAGAAAAAAATTCGCCTTGATACAAGTCATCCTTTgtaacaataaatattttatttacatgtcatattatatatgtacaactccaatatactaaaaaaagtttatttaacTTTGCTGCCAAATATATtcccttgtttttctttctatatatatatatatattagaaccCCAAACTCACAACACAAAGAATGCTCCAAAATATGATTATAAACAACCAAAATCTCTAATTTTTCTCTAAATGAAGGAATTTGAGTATAAAGAGCTTGAAAAAGCCACAGAAAATTTCTCACAATCAAGACTCATTGGTAAAGGAAGTCATGGATGTGTATATAAAGGCATATTAGAAGAAGGTAAGAATATTGTAGCTATAAAGAAACAATCATTGGGTCTTCAAAAAATTCATGATAACTCCAAACTCGAAAACGAAGTAAGTATTCTATCTTCTTTGCCTGAAAACTCTTTCATCGTTAACTTTCTTGGAACGAGTCATCATGACTCGTCGTCCAAGAATGAAACATTTCTCATCATGGAGTATTTGCCAAATGGCACCCTTTATCAAATGCTTCatgcaaaaaataatatcattccTAATTGGCCTAAACGTGCCCAAATAGCCATTCAAGTTGCTAAAGCAATCCAATTTCTTCACCAAACTAAGCCTAATTCAATTGTTCATAGAGATATAAAGTCAGCCAACATTTTGTTTGATTCAAATTGGAATGCTAAGTTGGCTGATCTTGGACTTGCTTTAAGGATGAAAAATGATGATCAGGACGAGTCACCCAGTTATAGTTATAGTTATAATTCGGTGACTCGTCCTGCTGGTACGATTGGATACCTAGATCCTGATTACACCAAACCAAGTAAATTAAGCACGAAAAACGATGTGTTTAGTTTTGGGGTCCTACTATTCGAAATTATGTCTTCGAGAAAGGCGATCGATGTATCGAAATCGCCTGTTTCTATAGTTGATTGGgcaacaaaattaattaaagaaggaCAAAGTTTGGAAATTTGTGATAAAAGAATGCATGTACCATGGTACATGGAGGCCACGATAAAGAACATGTTAAGCATAGCAACACGTTGTGTCTCTCCAAAGAAAATAACAAGACCAACAATTGAAGAAATTGTGATGGAAATGGAGAATGTGATAATTGAGCCAATTAAGTATCCATTATGGAATATATTACGAGGCCTAACACTTTtgagaaggaaaagaaaaagatgtaGAAAAAATTGTTGTATTATTACTACAAATAATGTTACCAAGACATGTGCACAACATGAAAAGAAGTTGTTGATTAGGGAAATATTGGCAGATAAAGTCACAGAGTAGATGATGAGgcgaattcataattcaatttttgtgTGTCCTTATGGTTTAATTgcaattttgcaaaaaaaaagttatgtttgGTATATAAATTAGAGTGTTCTAttgaatcaattatttttaaaagaaaagccATATTCACCTATGATTTGATGAATgaatagtaattattatttttgtttatgatAACCATGCTTTTTTATCGAAGTAGAATAAGTCTAATACCCGATGAGTGGATTACAACTCGGAGCAGTCAATAAAGAGGCTTTTTAGGGGGCATGCATTGCCAAACACAAGATTCCAAAAGTAGGTAGAAGTGGGATTATTTATCAAAAGATATTGTAATTTACTACTTATTTTGTATGGTGTTTTTCCTATAAAGGACGTGTTATTTTTTGGTGTGTATCCCTTTTATCTATGGTTTTTTGAGGAACTCTTGAgtgaaaaatatacataaattctCCAACATTTGCATTGGGAAAATGTTTTGACCAGAATGTTTGTAGTTTGATTTCACAACTCACGTTTATGAAACATTTacatttgttatattttattttttttagccaTAGATTTATcgaaaatagtaattttttaacTCCACCTACAATAGCttttaagataataatattaacgTTTCATTAACATTCTACTTTGTTATATTCAATCAAATTTAATCCTCTCACGTAACATCATAAAAGAAGTGGACTgcactttaaattttaaacaagtGAAAAGTTTGGATTAGACAAAATTTCTTCGTACTCCAATTTGACACATCACAATCCCCTAATGTCTTGTTTTTTTCTGCTCGTGTCAATATCTAGTCGTATCGTGTTGTCGAGTCTGTGTTCATGTAACAACAggatctcttttttttttttaaaaaaaaaaaaaagtacttcaGATTAGAGATTGAGAATCATAGTTTACACAAAAGTCTGtctaaaaagaaaatgactttATTCTGTAGAtgtaatatattattgtttCGTAAGATTTGTGTAATCTTTATCAATTAATTGTAAACAAAATGATGCGTGCGTGGAAAGGCGATAAAGGAATATCAACTTTGATGAATaaacaaacattatattataaattaaaactgtaatataattatttgttctTAAAAGAAGATAGAATATTGCCCCGTGCGATAAAACTGTGTTCTTGTAGTAAACATTTTCACCCAAAAAAGTGAGACTTTGTTAAGAATATGCAGGAAATGGGATCATTACTTAAGAGATTTCGACTTAGTATTAGACGATCCTCCCTGATGggaaaacaaaattgaaatatcAAAAACTCAACTCTAATGCAAGCACagataaatatagaaaaacatAGCCTCAGGGGGTCCTAAAGCTCCATCTCCAATTTCTATCTAATGAGACTTCACATACTCTTGGACGATATGGAGACCCTCAGTCTCTTCACCGTAATCCTGAAGAACAATCAGAAAATTCATTATGATGGACACAAGCTCTAGTTGGGAAACTTATAAAGTACTGTTTGagcaaatgaaaatataaaggATATATATAGAATGTGTAGCTACCTTCACGACAACACAGCCACAACCAACAACCTTCCTTGCTTTACCTTCAGAATCAATCTTACATAACTGTAAAAGAAGAAAGATTATAGTCAATGActaattgtattttaatttacatCATACACTTCAATAAACATGTGTATGAAATAACACCTCAAAGAGTAACCAACAAAGTTAATAATCGGAATCATCTTGTGACATATATACCATGTGATAAAGCATGGGTATATTAAACACAACTATATAAGCAAAGGTTAAAGCTATAACTCATGTGCCAACATAATTTTAACACAGACTGAGAGTTATTCATCACAATTCTACTATCCCTTCATCCCCCAATAAAAGCATGGATGACTAGTATAAACACACATTCCATTCATTTTCACAATATCAAGCAGTAAATCAGGTACAGTAAAGACCGAGGAACCTTAAATTCCACAACTAAGGATTCGTGAATTACTTACACCAGCCCATTCGCCAAGAGTCTTTGCATTGGGAACTGTAATCAAACTGACGTTGTGATCAGCACAAAGTCCTTTCACCAGTTTGACATAATCTGGCTGATCACAGTCCTCTGCTAGCACACAAAGCTGTGCAGCATGCTTCTCAATGACCTTAGCACCTTCATGAAGTCCTCGAGCAAGCCCTCCATGAGCTTTAGACTTCCTGAGCACCAGCTGCAGAGCAGTCATGATATCCATGGGCTCTCCAAGTGCTGGAGCAGGAGTCTCGACAGCGGGAACAGCAACAGCAGCATCCTCTCTACAAGTAAACAAATGTAAGATAAAGAACACCTTGTACCAAAAGACAGACACACACCAATGGCCATATTGGCACAGCAATAATATCCATCCATAGGCACATAACAGTGTTAAAACATACAATTCTACATGAATCACAAACAATCAATACATAATGTTGTAAAAAGATAGCTTGCAAGTTGTAATAATGGAGGATAGGAACATAAGACCAAATAGTTAACTTAATCTAAAATATGCAATTTATAACCAACTTTTTATGATTGATTGTCTACATCCAGATCACATAAACAATGTCCACACAGCTATAAATTCTAACAATAAGAAACACTCATCTAAAACAACGACTTTCATCATGCTTCGACAAAGTAACATGTGAAATGCTCAAGTCTTGGATAGTTTTACTAGTTGGTTTCATAGGAAGCCATTAAAATAACACACTATTAATCTGATTACAGGGGATGTTCTATAAATTTGCACATTAAACTTGCCTATAAATCTGCACATTAAACTTGACTACAGACTAGGACAAACAATTCATCAAACAGTTCGATTTATCACAGATCTAGATCACTACAAACCAAAGAGATGACTATTTTAACACCAATAAAGAATCAAGGAAACAGAATTTTGACAAGAGGTATTAAAAATGGCAACACTTACCCAgacattttttctttcttggtAAAGGTTTAAAACCCACAAAACCCAGCAACCTGTTGTTTCCAAAAAGTCGAACACGAAACTCAGTCAGGTAAATAGAATCAATAACAGACTCCATAAACCCTCATACTAAATATATCGTGTCAACTCATCCGAAATTGAACCACCcccataaaaaatattgatttcacAATAGTGTAGTAAGATCCATTAAACTTCCCAGACTCTAAAGAAAATACCAAAATCATGGATTCGCAGTTcagtttattaaaaaaaaaaaaagggtttcTAACCTTCAAGATTTTACAGAAGAAGCAACTGCTCTGAGAGGCTGCAGTAGAGGCAAAGGGGGCGTTAGGAaagaagaaaggagaaaagtttacatatataaatttatatgagGATTTAAACGGCAGCCCTAAAAAAGCCCAGCAGTTTAACTTTATTGGGCTCTTAATTACTAACTTCTTTGTACACTAAGTTGGgcccaaaaaatagttttttggGCTATAAATTAGGTCGAAAAAGTCCTAttactaatttatgtatttttcaacAAACTATTCTTGATTCAATCAAGGGAAGAAAAAGACATACATATACTTGGTGGTGTTCAGAGGGAGGTTtgtcaaaatcaaaattaaattaatttaattagtttccaaattattaaaatcaaataaagtacaatatatatcaattgatTTGATTGTTATTGACTGCGTTCCGATTTAGTTTGTTTAATTGATTAAGAACCataaacaaaaaagataaaatgattcaattaaaagagaaaaaaatgacaacaattcatacaaaacaaaaaattgttaGATATAACTAATATTACAGAAGTTCTATTCACTTAATTTACTgtaaataaaacttcaaaatttacTATTTGTCTTAGAAGGAAGAGAAAGTGACAATCATAGTCCCATCAGGAAATGTTATAGACATTCATATACACGAACcaataagataaatattttcgTCTTAAGcgtttttatattcattaataaatGATTAACAAAATTTGTTGAAAACTTATAGAAGATAgttaaaattgttaataaaaataatatattatgcatatataataataaacatatatgtatatactttATCGATTTAATTCAGCTCTTTGTTTTATTGgacataatcaaatcaaattaaatattttcattatttaaaaatcttaaaataaatcaaaccctaactcatataaaatcaatttaattttgatttcatttgATTTATCGATTTGAGTTGATATTTATTCAGACCATGAACATCGTTGCATATACTATATAAGGATCAATATAATAGTTTGTATTTTCTAAATCTATCAAGAGATTTCTAAGACCCAACAAATAAGGTGAGAaatttttaacaataaaaaaaaatacgataaaaaataacaataatcaaATGTACGTCGTagattattgatattttttcttaatttattttcaatatatacgattttattttttcactttaaataatattttttttctcattaaacatcattatttgtattaaattcTGAGTGATCtatcttgaaaattttgagaaacTTCAATTGTTTCCGGTAAAAGAATCACTTCATTTGCAAGTATAACAAATTTCGAACGTAATAtggtataaaaatatttcaatcttAATTAAGCTAGTGcatagatttccaaatattcttggcaaatattatttgagtgaaaatttgggtgaaatttcaccatgtgtttggccataaaatttgagaaatatatttcacctttttagaaaaatatgatttatacacacaagttttaaaaactatcaaaactaactaaaagtttgtattacaagtcaattaaatattagttacaacaataacaaataatgtccatgacactgaagcaatgtggtaatttggagtgactgcaacaagaattattccatacatcgtgaagtagataaagtacatgactttgttacctaaagccaatttttaataattttcatcaacaatcatatcattatttaatattcactaaatatttcatcactattttggtgttcatgtaaaaaatgatgtaatacaacgcaagcaaatactagagagggtgtttttgtaaaagataaaagattggggtaaaattttaatttttaaaatatcccaaataatgatatttggcccaaatactagaaaaaactagtatttggaaatttgggatatttgccaaaaatatttgccaaataatgacaaattgcaTGGAtaaacattatttgccaaatttttcccaaatattatttgaaaagtttatggccaaacgggccctaaacAAGGTGAAATATATGACATATCatctcaaatattatttttttagtagaAAAACGTGAATAATTAAGTTCTTATGTTttgtaaataattaaaaagtttatttattgtattataatttaagatcttaaatacattatatatgtGGTTTTTCTTCAATAAATCAAAGAAAGTTGTACAAAGAAAACTGAAAAACTACCCCTATGACGTTTTTTAaggattttaattttgtgatataaAATTCTGTTTAacaatgataatattttattttattcttaaagtAAAGAAATGcaattagatttaaaaaaagtgagcatgctaatttattttcaattttttttctagatgAGGAAACAAAAACATGCTTTTTAAGTCGAAACAAatacattttataaaatatagaaaaaatatttaagtattcCCTGAACTATatctgaaatctcagagacacagtTAAACTAttctaagatcctattacccccttgaacttattttataaataattttctatccttttcGACTTACGTGACACTATTTTGTGGGCCAACGTGTGttgacaattttttcaattatagtGCCACTTAGGCCGAAAAAgtgtagaaaattatttataaaagaagtTCGAGTGGGTAGTAGAACCTTTGTAAAGtgtgtctttgaaatttcaggcataggtttgGGGGGGAGGGAGGGGGGGTACTATGAACATTCTTCTTACGTTGAACGTGCATTTTTTGATTAACTATATGATCGAGAAGCCGAACGATTATTGTTACTTTGAGCCATTTTTTGTCAATTTggttaatatttaaatttgataaaagataatgaatttggTTAATGTAAATTGTACAGTATGAATTGATCTAAAgtaataacaaattttatgtcGGTAAAAGTAATCGttatataagatatataaaCAATTTTCAAAGTAACGATAtgaatcatatattttatttacatatgaaataaatggttagCAAATAAAAATGAGTATTCAAATTAGAGGTGAAATTCTATTTCTTGTATGTCCCTTTATTCTAAGCTTGTATTTggatatataatataatgtcttgaatttcaaatcaaaaaaaatGCTAAAACTTGACCTATAAGTTTATATTTCATAAACTatcattttgaattttgcaAAAAAGGACTCATGCTTTGCGTGAAAAGATTATTCTACCATGTGATagaattatattaaagaataactAACTACTATTACTATACTATTGACCATTAAATCTTTATAACATTATGCAGATTTggaaattataatcataaaacatttatttataaaaaagttgATATGTGATTTATCGACGAGGCACCTTAGAATATATCAATATCAAATCATAATTTCACATTGTATGACCGAATTG is part of the Solanum lycopersicum chromosome 1, SLM_r2.1 genome and harbors:
- the LOC101246765 gene encoding serine/threonine-protein kinase-like protein At5g23170, coding for MKEFEYKELEKATENFSQSRLIGKGSHGCVYKGILEEGKNIVAIKKQSLGLQKIHDNSKLENEVSILSSLPENSFIVNFLGTSHHDSSSKNETFLIMEYLPNGTLYQMLHAKNNIIPNWPKRAQIAIQVAKAIQFLHQTKPNSIVHRDIKSANILFDSNWNAKLADLGLALRMKNDDQDESPSYSYSYNSVTRPAGTIGYLDPDYTKPSKLSTKNDVFSFGVLLFEIMSSRKAIDVSKSPVSIVDWATKLIKEGQSLEICDKRMHVPWYMEATIKNMLSIATRCVSPKKITRPTIEEIVMEMENVIIEPIKYPLWNILRGLTLLRRKRKRCRKNCCIITTNNVTKTCAQHEKKLLIREILADKVTE
- the LOC101247070 gene encoding small ribosomal subunit protein eS12 isoform X1 codes for the protein MSGEDAAVAVPAVETPAPALGEPMDIMTALQLVLRKSKAHGGLARGLHEGAKVIEKHAAQLCVLAEDCDQPDYVKLVKGLCADHNVSLITVPNAKTLGEWAGLCKIDSEGKARKVVGCGCVVVKDYGEETEGLHIVQEYVKSH
- the LOC101247070 gene encoding small ribosomal subunit protein eS12 isoform X2 — translated: MDIMTALQLVLRKSKAHGGLARGLHEGAKVIEKHAAQLCVLAEDCDQPDYVKLVKGLCADHNVSLITVPNAKTLGEWAGLCKIDSEGKARKVVGCGCVVVKDYGEETEGLHIVQEYVKSH